In a genomic window of Candidatus Caldatribacterium sp.:
- the der gene encoding ribosome biogenesis GTPase Der, producing MRENFPLCVLVGRVNVGKSTLFNLFSKERVAIVDPTPGVTRDWIERVVPIKGIWVRLVDTGGISLGDGGEIQKHVEERVWKILDAAHLVLFVIDGQEPLTQVEFEIAAKLRKKNRPFFLVVNKREGRTHEPLPPEVLALGGEKIFQISAKHGDGIPRLKEAIFRELKDWKSSAPPQDGIPIAIVGKPNVGKSTLFNSLLGEERAIVSPTPGTTRDAIEAPLLSAYGRYRLVDTAGLPRRKNIKDRVTLYATFRTVERIADAELCILVVDPFQGVTRQDKKIAGEIAQHEKCCIVFV from the coding sequence ATGAGGGAAAATTTCCCTCTCTGCGTCCTTGTGGGAAGGGTAAACGTTGGGAAATCGACGCTCTTCAACCTCTTTTCCAAAGAGCGAGTGGCTATAGTCGATCCCACGCCGGGGGTCACGAGGGATTGGATTGAGCGGGTGGTCCCCATTAAAGGCATTTGGGTGCGCCTCGTGGATACCGGAGGGATATCTCTTGGGGACGGTGGAGAAATCCAAAAACACGTGGAGGAACGGGTTTGGAAAATCCTGGATGCTGCTCATCTTGTGCTCTTTGTGATTGATGGGCAAGAACCGTTGACCCAGGTGGAGTTTGAGATTGCCGCAAAACTTCGAAAGAAGAACCGTCCCTTCTTTCTCGTGGTCAACAAACGCGAAGGTCGCACTCATGAGCCTCTTCCTCCGGAGGTCCTTGCCCTGGGGGGAGAAAAAATTTTCCAGATTTCGGCAAAACATGGGGATGGCATTCCACGCCTCAAAGAGGCAATTTTCCGAGAACTCAAGGATTGGAAAAGCAGCGCACCACCCCAGGATGGTATCCCCATAGCCATTGTGGGGAAACCGAACGTAGGGAAGTCGACTCTTTTCAACAGCCTCCTTGGGGAGGAACGGGCTATTGTGAGCCCAACCCCCGGCACAACTCGCGATGCCATTGAGGCGCCTCTCCTGAGCGCTTATGGTCGTTACCGCCTTGTGGATACGGCGGGGTTACCCCGAAGGAAAAACATTAAGGATCGGGTGACGCTCTATGCGACCTTTCGAACAGTGGAGCGCATTGCCGATGCGGAACTCTGCATCCTTGTCGTTGATCCTTTCCAGGGAGTCACACGACAGGATAAAAAGATAGCGGGAGAGATTGCACAACACGAGAAGTGCTGCATTGTATTTGTG
- the ispH gene encoding 4-hydroxy-3-methylbut-2-enyl diphosphate reductase yields MAKVRVAPSLGFCEGVRRAFTLAERALEEENSVFLLGELIHNRDAVELLLAKGARIALSPEDIPQGATVVTRSHGTPKSLMEDLLKRSKKVVDTTCPKVKRVQVLAQQLEAEGYRIVLFGERSHPEVQALLSYLKGEISVVSSEAEWQRVFEGVSPFPVAVLAQTTFPSAIFKEFEDWVEREALSWVRIVPTLCGETEVRQRELEKAIEENPEDVVIVVGGKHSANTRSLFLLASRKGAQVFWVENRGELESLSLPSGKSFFVVSGTSTPDSIVAEVVAYLREL; encoded by the coding sequence ATGGCAAAGGTTCGTGTTGCTCCCTCTTTGGGTTTCTGTGAGGGAGTTCGACGGGCGTTCACCCTTGCTGAGAGAGCGCTGGAAGAAGAGAATTCCGTATTTCTTCTTGGGGAGCTCATTCACAACCGTGATGCTGTGGAGCTGCTCCTTGCAAAAGGGGCAAGAATCGCCCTCTCTCCCGAAGACATTCCGCAAGGGGCAACGGTTGTGACCCGCTCTCATGGGACGCCGAAGAGCCTCATGGAGGACCTCCTCAAGAGGAGCAAAAAAGTGGTGGACACAACCTGCCCAAAGGTGAAAAGGGTTCAGGTCCTTGCCCAGCAGCTTGAGGCAGAAGGGTATAGAATCGTCCTTTTTGGAGAGCGATCGCATCCTGAGGTACAGGCTCTCCTGAGTTACCTCAAAGGTGAGATTTCTGTTGTTTCCAGTGAAGCTGAGTGGCAGAGGGTGTTCGAGGGAGTTTCTCCTTTCCCTGTAGCGGTTCTTGCCCAGACAACCTTTCCGAGTGCCATTTTCAAAGAGTTTGAGGACTGGGTGGAGCGTGAAGCCCTTTCCTGGGTGCGCATTGTGCCAACCCTTTGTGGTGAAACGGAGGTACGACAGAGAGAACTTGAAAAGGCCATAGAGGAGAATCCTGAGGATGTGGTCATTGTGGTGGGGGGGAAGCACAGTGCCAATACGCGTTCACTTTTCCTTCTTGCCTCGAGAAAAGGAGCCCAGGTGTTCTGGGTGGAAAATAGAGGAGAACTCGAGTCGCTTTCCCTTCCCTCTGGAAAGTCGTTTTTTGTGGTGAGTGGAACATCAACGCCTGATTCTATAGTTGCAGAAGTCGTTGCGTATCTTCGGGAGCTCTAG
- a CDS encoding (d)CMP kinase → MKRHIAIDGPAGAGKSTVARLLAERLGYLYLDTGALYRTVTLYLLESGIPLKTAQEEEVSRLLDSVSIDVVSSCGTKVLLNGRDVSLEIRTPLVDASVSYVARMRVVRDFLREVQRRIALSRPSVVEGRDIGTVILPEADLKIFLTARAEIRAKRRWKELRLRGKNIDYKLVLKNVLERDAIDSQRECAPLKRAEDAILVDTSFLTIEEVVGKIYALVVNEDGKGSCCSLFGFL, encoded by the coding sequence GTGAAGCGGCACATTGCCATTGATGGTCCTGCAGGGGCGGGGAAAAGTACGGTGGCGAGACTCCTTGCAGAACGGCTCGGGTATCTGTACCTTGATACGGGTGCTCTGTACCGGACTGTGACGCTTTACCTTCTTGAAAGCGGTATACCTCTGAAAACCGCACAGGAAGAGGAAGTTTCTCGCCTTTTGGACTCGGTGTCTATTGATGTTGTTTCCTCCTGTGGGACGAAAGTGCTCTTAAACGGAAGAGATGTTTCCCTTGAGATTCGTACCCCCCTTGTCGATGCTTCTGTGTCTTATGTAGCGAGGATGCGGGTGGTTCGGGACTTTCTTCGGGAAGTGCAGCGAAGAATTGCCCTTTCTCGCCCCTCGGTGGTAGAGGGGCGAGATATTGGAACGGTTATTCTTCCAGAGGCGGATTTGAAGATCTTTCTCACCGCCCGAGCCGAAATTAGAGCAAAGCGGCGGTGGAAGGAGCTCCGCCTCCGGGGGAAGAATATTGACTACAAACTGGTTCTTAAAAATGTTCTGGAGAGGGACGCCATTGACTCTCAGAGGGAGTGTGCGCCTCTCAAAAGAGCAGAGGATGCTATACTTGTGGATACGTCGTTTCTAACCATCGAGGAAGTGGTGGGAAAAATTTACGCTCTTGTGGTGAATGAGGATGGCAAAGGTTCGTGTTGCTCCCTCTTTGGGTTTCTGTGA
- the aroA gene encoding 3-phosphoshikimate 1-carboxyvinyltransferase, protein MKRAFVAPFRGQLRGSIACPRDKSLSHRAAFIGALSEGETTVTGFSFCRDCLATLSCVRALGVEVYTFPEEEKVILRSGGFTSLREPEDVLNAENSGTTIRLAAGIAAGIEGLTILTGDASLRRRPMRRIIEPLRKAGVDIGGRGGDRFPPLFVRGKKRITPFSYFLEVPSAQVKSALLFAALWGDGPSTIFEPLPSRDHTENMLRHVGVPVRKENGAITIEPPQTIRASSFDLPGDISSAAFLMVLALCLPEASLLIQDVGLNPTRTGFLRCLDRMGGRYSILSKRETFGELRGDILVTSSELQATSVTPEEIPLLIDEIPILAVLAAKAKGTTIISGAQELRVKESDRIRAIASGLLALGVRVEEKEDGLIIHGPNAFQRGVVQSFGDHRIAMSFTIAGLLSSEGIVIEDVDCVDVSYPTFFADLERLGITTITFEEVS, encoded by the coding sequence GTGAAACGAGCCTTTGTTGCTCCGTTTCGGGGCCAGCTTCGAGGAAGCATTGCCTGCCCCCGGGATAAGTCCTTGAGCCATCGAGCAGCTTTCATTGGTGCCTTGAGCGAGGGAGAGACAACTGTTACGGGCTTTTCCTTCTGTCGGGATTGCTTGGCCACTCTTTCCTGCGTTCGCGCTCTGGGTGTTGAGGTTTATACATTTCCCGAAGAGGAGAAGGTAATCCTTCGAAGTGGGGGTTTCACCTCCCTCCGTGAGCCGGAGGATGTGCTCAATGCCGAAAACTCAGGGACAACCATCCGTCTTGCGGCGGGAATTGCGGCGGGAATCGAGGGATTGACAATCCTCACTGGGGATGCAAGCCTTCGCCGCCGGCCTATGCGTCGGATTATTGAACCACTGAGAAAAGCAGGAGTTGATATTGGAGGGAGAGGAGGGGATCGTTTTCCACCGCTTTTTGTTCGGGGCAAAAAACGCATTACTCCTTTCTCTTACTTCCTTGAGGTTCCAAGTGCCCAGGTGAAATCGGCACTCCTTTTCGCTGCCCTGTGGGGAGACGGACCTTCTACCATCTTCGAGCCCCTTCCGTCTCGGGATCACACCGAGAACATGCTCCGGCACGTTGGAGTACCGGTTCGCAAGGAGAACGGAGCAATCACCATCGAGCCTCCTCAGACGATTCGGGCTTCGTCTTTTGACCTTCCCGGAGACATTTCCTCTGCAGCCTTTCTCATGGTTCTTGCTCTCTGTCTTCCTGAAGCTTCTCTCCTCATTCAGGATGTGGGTCTGAACCCCACAAGAACAGGCTTTCTGCGGTGCCTTGATCGCATGGGTGGAAGGTACTCGATTCTCTCAAAGAGGGAGACTTTTGGAGAGCTTCGGGGAGATATCCTTGTCACCTCTTCAGAGCTCCAGGCGACCTCTGTAACTCCTGAGGAAATCCCTCTTCTGATTGATGAAATTCCCATTCTTGCTGTTCTTGCGGCGAAGGCTAAGGGAACGACAATCATTTCTGGAGCACAAGAGCTTCGGGTGAAGGAGAGTGACCGGATTCGAGCTATAGCCAGTGGACTTCTGGCTCTGGGGGTTAGAGTTGAAGAGAAAGAGGATGGGCTCATCATCCATGGTCCAAACGCCTTTCAGAGAGGAGTAGTACAGAGCTTTGGGGATCACCGAATTGCCATGAGTTTTACCATAGCTGGTCTTTTGAGCTCTGAAGGGATAGTTATCGAGGATGTCGACTGTGTGGATGTGAGTTACCCCACCTTTTTTGCTGACCTTGAAAGGCTTGGAATTACGACCATTACTTTCGAGGAGGTTTCCTGA
- the aroH gene encoding chorismate mutase: MKMVRGIRGATTVERDEQEEVKRASLELFTSILTANGLFPEDVVGIFITATPDLTSVFPAEAIREQEPFRYIPILCAQEMDVRGALKRCIRMLVLAYTSKEPQEIRHVYLRDARMLRRDLVEEGRER; the protein is encoded by the coding sequence ATGAAGATGGTTCGTGGCATTCGAGGAGCAACAACAGTAGAGCGTGATGAACAGGAAGAGGTCAAGCGCGCAAGTCTTGAGCTCTTTACTTCCATTCTTACCGCAAATGGCCTCTTCCCTGAGGACGTTGTGGGTATCTTCATCACGGCTACCCCAGACCTTACGTCGGTTTTTCCTGCTGAAGCTATTAGGGAACAGGAGCCCTTCCGGTACATCCCCATTCTCTGTGCCCAGGAGATGGATGTTCGGGGAGCTCTCAAGCGGTGTATCAGAATGCTCGTTCTTGCCTACACCTCGAAAGAGCCTCAGGAAATTCGGCATGTGTACCTTCGCGATGCCCGGATGCTGCGGCGAGATCTCGTTGAGGAGGGAAGAGAGAGGTGA
- a CDS encoding cob(I)yrinic acid a,c-diamide adenosyltransferase: MSRERGLVEVFFGDGKGKTSAALGVLLRASGHGKKVLFLAFFKGRFSGEIAAVQCIPGVEYYQFGTEDFVCGGKPSQEKVREFLCGWYLARGALLDGAYDLVILDEFLYAFSWGLISWEEFHLVLSSRKPWVEVVLTGRKAPEELLAAADLVSEVRNVRHPLEQGIPARKGFEY, encoded by the coding sequence GTGAGCAGGGAAAGAGGACTTGTGGAGGTTTTCTTTGGCGATGGAAAAGGGAAAACTTCAGCAGCCCTGGGGGTACTCCTCAGAGCCTCTGGACACGGAAAGAAAGTGCTTTTCCTTGCCTTCTTCAAAGGAAGGTTTTCGGGAGAGATAGCAGCAGTGCAGTGTATCCCGGGGGTGGAGTACTACCAGTTCGGAACTGAAGATTTCGTATGTGGGGGCAAGCCGAGCCAGGAAAAAGTTCGAGAGTTCCTCTGTGGCTGGTACCTTGCTCGAGGAGCACTTCTTGATGGGGCTTATGACCTTGTCATTCTCGACGAGTTCCTGTACGCTTTTTCCTGGGGTCTTATCTCCTGGGAGGAATTCCACCTTGTCCTCTCCTCGAGAAAACCATGGGTGGAGGTTGTCCTTACAGGGAGAAAAGCGCCTGAGGAGCTCTTAGCCGCTGCGGATCTCGTTTCAGAGGTGAGAAATGTCCGCCACCCCCTTGAGCAGGGCATACCAGCACGGAAGGGGTTTGAGTACTAA
- a CDS encoding rRNA pseudouridine synthase, with amino-acid sequence MERLNKFLARAGVASRRKCDQLIAEGRVTVNGVVVTNPATRVSENDVILVDNVPVRLENRMVYIELHKPPGYLTTLSDPYGRKTIAELIRDVPYRVFPVGRLDRDSEGLLLLTNDGFLTYVFTHPKFGVEKRYLVYVQGEVEERDLKRLREGILRGGETYRIVSGEILDVSGGTSLVAVVLTEGKKHEVRILFDSIGFPVVRLIRVGMGPLVLDPELPPGKWRYLRKDEEEKLLKYLEERSQG; translated from the coding sequence ATGGAAAGGCTCAATAAGTTTCTTGCCCGTGCAGGGGTGGCTTCTCGGAGAAAATGTGACCAGCTCATTGCCGAAGGCAGGGTAACTGTGAACGGTGTTGTGGTCACGAATCCGGCTACTCGCGTCTCTGAAAACGACGTAATCCTCGTCGATAACGTTCCGGTTCGGCTTGAAAATCGCATGGTGTACATTGAGCTCCATAAGCCACCTGGGTATCTTACCACCCTGAGCGATCCTTATGGGAGAAAGACAATTGCAGAGCTCATCCGGGATGTGCCGTATCGGGTATTCCCTGTTGGACGCTTGGACCGCGACAGCGAAGGACTCCTTCTTTTGACCAATGACGGCTTTCTCACCTATGTCTTTACGCATCCTAAGTTTGGAGTTGAGAAGCGTTACCTCGTGTATGTTCAGGGAGAGGTGGAAGAGAGAGACCTCAAGCGGCTCAGGGAAGGCATCTTGCGGGGAGGAGAAACGTACCGCATAGTTTCCGGAGAGATACTCGACGTTTCCGGAGGTACGTCTCTTGTTGCTGTTGTGCTCACAGAGGGTAAAAAGCACGAAGTTCGGATTCTCTTTGATTCCATAGGTTTCCCGGTGGTGCGACTCATCCGGGTGGGTATGGGTCCTCTTGTTCTTGATCCAGAACTTCCTCCCGGGAAGTGGCGCTACCTCCGGAAAGATGAGGAAGAAAAACTTTTGAAGTATCTTGAAGAGAGGAGTCAAGGGTGA
- the scpB gene encoding SMC-Scp complex subunit ScpB, whose translation MGRSSLEDLKFLRNLLEGFLFSSPHPVSLRDMERVTGREQKEILAVLSELQKMYEERDGALCIRRIGRGWQMVVKPEYGELLRERLRLSSGRTISRSALETLAIVSLYQPVTKGDIDLKRGVDSTQAIRSLLEMGLITVCGRSSAPGRPFLYRVTEKFFEILGLEGEEELEKLKRLLAEKGYGKAQ comes from the coding sequence ATGGGGAGATCTTCCTTGGAAGACTTGAAGTTTCTCCGGAATCTCCTTGAGGGTTTTCTTTTTTCTTCCCCACATCCTGTGAGTTTAAGGGATATGGAACGGGTAACGGGTCGGGAACAGAAAGAAATCCTTGCCGTCCTTTCAGAGCTCCAGAAAATGTACGAGGAACGCGATGGAGCCCTGTGCATTCGGCGAATTGGCAGAGGATGGCAGATGGTTGTGAAACCTGAGTATGGGGAACTTCTCCGAGAGCGTCTCCGCCTCTCTTCAGGAAGAACAATTTCTCGTAGTGCCCTTGAGACGCTGGCCATTGTTTCTCTCTACCAGCCGGTGACGAAGGGTGATATTGATCTGAAAAGAGGGGTGGATTCGACCCAGGCAATCCGCAGCCTTCTTGAAATGGGTCTTATTACCGTTTGCGGCAGGAGTAGTGCTCCGGGTCGTCCTTTTCTCTACCGAGTAACCGAAAAGTTCTTCGAGATTCTCGGTCTTGAGGGCGAAGAAGAGCTTGAAAAGCTGAAGCGCCTTCTTGCGGAGAAGGGGTATGGAAAGGCTCAATAA
- the trpS gene encoding tryptophan--tRNA ligase, producing MERERIFSGMRPTGKMHIGHYLGVLRNWIELQNEYSCIFGVADWHALTTSFENTAELEKNIVDMVTDWLSVGVDPEKCLIMVQSLVPEHAELHLLFSMITPVGWLERNPVLKQQLQDMGLKEAVGYGHLGYPVLMASDILIYKATKVPVGEDQVPHIEITREIARRFNALYGPVFPEPQALLTESPRILGIDGRKMSKSLGNQIDLSASAEEVQRKVMAMFTDPEKIRKGDPGHPERCNVFAFHRTVGNPRSTEIEEDCRKGSLGCVACKRELGGLLVEFLKNIAPYRERYEKSPGFVREILIEGSRKARRLARETLEEARQAMRIHYGVPRE from the coding sequence ATGGAGAGAGAGCGAATTTTTAGTGGCATGCGTCCAACAGGAAAAATGCATATCGGCCATTACCTTGGAGTCTTGCGGAACTGGATTGAGTTGCAAAACGAGTACTCCTGCATTTTTGGTGTGGCAGACTGGCATGCTTTGACAACGTCTTTTGAGAATACTGCGGAGCTTGAGAAGAACATCGTAGACATGGTCACCGACTGGCTCAGTGTGGGTGTAGATCCGGAGAAATGCCTCATTATGGTTCAATCCCTTGTACCAGAACATGCGGAACTCCATCTCCTCTTTTCCATGATCACCCCTGTGGGGTGGCTTGAACGTAACCCGGTTCTCAAGCAACAGTTGCAGGACATGGGTCTTAAGGAAGCGGTCGGGTATGGGCATCTCGGGTATCCGGTGCTCATGGCCTCGGATATTTTGATCTACAAGGCGACCAAAGTCCCCGTGGGAGAAGACCAGGTACCCCATATCGAAATCACCCGGGAGATCGCTCGAAGGTTCAACGCTCTGTACGGTCCGGTCTTTCCGGAACCCCAGGCCCTCTTGACCGAATCTCCCCGCATTCTCGGCATTGATGGGAGGAAAATGAGCAAAAGCCTGGGCAACCAGATTGACCTTTCCGCAAGCGCTGAGGAAGTGCAGCGGAAAGTCATGGCTATGTTCACCGATCCTGAGAAAATCCGAAAAGGTGACCCCGGACATCCCGAACGGTGCAACGTTTTTGCCTTTCACAGAACGGTTGGGAATCCAAGGAGCACAGAAATTGAGGAGGATTGCCGGAAAGGTTCCCTTGGGTGCGTTGCCTGTAAGAGGGAACTCGGGGGGCTTCTTGTGGAGTTTTTGAAGAACATTGCTCCCTATCGGGAAAGGTACGAGAAGAGTCCTGGATTCGTGCGAGAGATACTCATTGAAGGGAGCAGGAAGGCTCGTCGTCTCGCCCGAGAAACGCTTGAGGAAGCCCGACAAGCCATGCGTATCCACTATGGAGTTCCCCGGGAGTAG
- a CDS encoding CBS domain-containing protein, with product MKIVVSHEGTDFDAFASMFAVTKLFPGTQIVLWGTVNPNVRHFLSLYGTFFSHLTEKDVDWSAVTTIYVVDTVYLERLSKAGHLIKSGRVDFFIFDHHPVEESEIPPNAFLRVSGACTTILVERIQEASIPLSPIEATLLLLGIYEDTGSFTFPTTTAEDLKAASFLLSQGALVSYVPRFTRVVLTEQQEQILKDMMRSLTVEDINGVPVHFCVLSFPEYVEGVSLIVHRLMELEDIEVFFGIFAMENKVHVIARSRLSEVRLNEILGSIGGGGHQSAASATFRNRSPEEVQEEIRSLLRRSVSLTRAVDIMSHPVRTVTPETTMEEAFALLVRFGFSGLPVVDGEGKIVGLIARRDVEKAVHHGLKRAPVRSFMSTDLVAVGPEASLVEVRNLMVEKDVGRIPVVKNGRILGIITRSDVLRAMHEKENLLIRRMSRVSLTERLYLHFGPENLSLLETVAEVARRAGVRAYLVGGVVRDIILGVPNEDLDIVVEGNAIAFAHLLRQRLGGKVVPYPPFGTAILFLKDGKRIDLASARHEFYAFPGAPPQVEYANLRRDLFRRDFTVNAMAISLHPEDFGDLFDFFGGLKDLERGILRVLHPLSFVEDPARAIRAVRFEGKYGFSIEPFTMSLLKQTVRESFLTRIKPDRLKEELQLILALPDFPRYLLRMYQLDMFPSILPGCIWKKDFEKIYERLLALFSTYDTSSGDPLLLKLSPLFGSMDPRYLEDLRVRLSLSKKSVQKISLFLRERERVVQELRRESLKNSEVYSLCSSLPFEFLLLLVAEYSGSVVAERVERYLKEWRMAKPLLDGRSLQALGVPEGPICGRILQELLLAQIDGEIRTPEEGERFVRCFLERMRNGERANF from the coding sequence ATGAAAATCGTTGTAAGTCATGAAGGTACGGACTTTGACGCTTTTGCGTCAATGTTTGCGGTAACCAAACTCTTTCCGGGGACACAGATTGTTCTCTGGGGAACAGTTAATCCGAACGTTCGGCACTTCCTCTCCCTGTACGGAACCTTCTTTTCCCACCTTACCGAGAAGGATGTGGACTGGAGTGCGGTCACCACTATCTACGTGGTGGATACGGTATACCTTGAGCGGTTGAGCAAGGCGGGGCATCTCATCAAAAGTGGCCGTGTGGATTTCTTCATCTTCGATCACCATCCGGTGGAAGAGAGTGAAATTCCACCGAACGCCTTCCTGCGGGTCTCTGGTGCCTGCACAACGATTCTCGTTGAAAGGATTCAGGAAGCCTCTATTCCTCTTTCTCCTATTGAGGCAACCCTTCTTCTTCTTGGCATCTATGAGGATACCGGATCCTTTACCTTTCCCACAACGACGGCAGAAGACCTCAAGGCTGCCTCTTTTCTCCTCTCCCAGGGAGCCCTGGTGAGCTACGTTCCCCGTTTCACCCGAGTGGTCCTCACGGAGCAACAAGAGCAAATCCTTAAGGATATGATGCGCTCGCTCACCGTGGAAGACATCAACGGGGTACCGGTGCATTTTTGTGTTCTCTCCTTTCCCGAATATGTCGAGGGAGTATCCCTCATCGTGCATCGACTTATGGAACTGGAGGACATTGAGGTATTTTTCGGAATCTTTGCTATGGAAAATAAGGTTCATGTCATTGCTCGGAGCCGCCTCAGCGAAGTTCGTCTCAATGAAATTCTTGGGAGTATTGGAGGAGGGGGGCATCAGAGCGCGGCTTCTGCGACGTTTCGTAACCGAAGTCCCGAAGAAGTACAGGAAGAGATTCGGTCCCTTTTGCGCCGTTCCGTTTCTCTGACCCGTGCGGTGGATATCATGTCTCATCCGGTAAGGACAGTGACCCCTGAAACCACAATGGAAGAAGCCTTTGCCCTCCTTGTACGTTTTGGCTTTTCAGGACTGCCGGTAGTGGATGGGGAGGGGAAAATTGTGGGACTCATTGCCCGGAGGGACGTGGAGAAGGCTGTGCACCATGGTCTCAAAAGGGCTCCGGTGCGTAGCTTCATGTCAACAGACCTTGTGGCCGTGGGACCAGAAGCATCCCTCGTGGAGGTCCGAAACCTTATGGTGGAAAAGGATGTGGGAAGGATTCCTGTGGTGAAGAATGGGAGAATCCTCGGCATCATCACCCGAAGCGATGTTCTCCGAGCCATGCACGAGAAAGAGAACCTCCTCATCCGCCGGATGTCCCGGGTCTCCCTTACAGAAAGGCTCTACCTCCACTTTGGGCCAGAGAACCTGAGCCTTCTTGAAACTGTAGCTGAAGTGGCAAGGCGCGCTGGGGTCAGAGCATACCTCGTGGGGGGAGTAGTTCGAGATATCATTCTTGGCGTTCCCAATGAGGACCTTGACATCGTGGTTGAAGGAAATGCCATCGCTTTTGCCCACCTTCTCAGGCAGCGCCTCGGGGGAAAGGTTGTTCCATATCCCCCCTTTGGGACAGCCATTCTCTTTTTGAAGGACGGAAAGAGGATTGACCTTGCTTCAGCCCGGCACGAATTCTACGCCTTCCCCGGTGCACCTCCCCAGGTGGAGTACGCAAACCTTCGGCGGGATCTCTTCCGGCGGGACTTTACGGTGAATGCTATGGCGATAAGCCTGCACCCTGAAGACTTTGGGGACCTCTTTGATTTCTTTGGGGGCTTGAAGGATCTGGAACGGGGGATCCTGCGGGTGCTTCATCCCTTGAGCTTTGTGGAGGACCCCGCCCGGGCAATTCGGGCCGTGCGTTTTGAGGGGAAGTACGGTTTCTCCATTGAACCTTTTACCATGAGCCTTCTCAAGCAGACAGTGCGGGAGAGCTTTCTTACCCGAATCAAACCTGACCGACTCAAGGAGGAACTCCAGCTCATTCTTGCTCTCCCCGACTTTCCCCGGTATCTTCTACGGATGTACCAGCTCGATATGTTCCCTTCAATTCTTCCCGGGTGCATCTGGAAGAAAGACTTTGAGAAAATCTACGAGCGGCTCCTTGCCCTTTTTTCTACTTACGATACCTCTTCAGGTGACCCATTGCTCTTGAAGCTTTCCCCCCTTTTTGGCTCTATGGATCCGAGGTACCTTGAGGATTTGCGAGTCCGGCTCTCCCTTTCCAAAAAGAGCGTCCAGAAGATCTCCCTGTTCCTGCGAGAGAGGGAACGGGTGGTGCAAGAGCTTCGCCGTGAATCCCTGAAGAATTCAGAAGTCTACTCCCTCTGCTCTTCGTTGCCCTTTGAATTCCTCCTCCTTCTCGTTGCAGAGTACTCTGGTAGTGTAGTGGCAGAAAGGGTCGAGAGGTACCTCAAGGAGTGGAGGATGGCCAAACCTCTCCTTGATGGCCGTTCACTTCAGGCCCTTGGCGTTCCCGAGGGCCCAATATGTGGTAGAATTCTCCAGGAGCTTCTTCTTGCTCAGATTGATGGGGAAATCCGCACTCCTGAGGAGGGAGAAAGATTCGTACGTTGTTTTCTGGAGAGGATGAGGAATGGAGAGAGAGCGAATTTTTAG
- a CDS encoding purine-nucleoside phosphorylase: MLPLLYPEEIRRHLEELAFSTGERPLCAVVAGSGWGGYTEGETKGSIPFSDLHPSLRTGVSGHQGVLRFTRFPEGTVLFIEGRVHLYEGYGLPEVLLPLTFAYLLGVRIVVLTNAAGSLSPFLPPGSLLVISDQIDWTFIPDCLSRARFDEGLQELALSCARSCDLEATRGVYVGVLGPSFETAAEIRMLGYLGGHAVGMSTVKEAKWATGLGMKVLGLSLVTNWGTGLSSSSLSHEEVLSLAERKKPILHTFLSRLIKEILHENRCKS; this comes from the coding sequence TTGCTACCTCTTTTGTATCCTGAGGAAATCCGCAGGCACCTTGAAGAGCTTGCATTTTCCACCGGAGAAAGGCCCCTTTGTGCTGTTGTTGCTGGCTCCGGGTGGGGTGGATATACCGAGGGAGAGACAAAAGGGTCGATTCCCTTTTCCGACCTCCATCCTTCACTCCGTACAGGTGTTTCTGGCCATCAGGGTGTTCTCCGCTTTACGCGTTTTCCTGAGGGGACTGTCCTCTTCATCGAAGGGCGCGTGCACCTCTACGAGGGGTATGGACTGCCCGAGGTCCTCCTTCCCCTCACCTTTGCGTATCTCCTTGGGGTGCGAATCGTTGTGCTCACGAATGCGGCGGGTAGCCTTTCTCCTTTTCTTCCTCCAGGAAGCCTTCTTGTTATTTCGGACCAGATTGACTGGACTTTCATTCCGGATTGTCTTTCTCGGGCACGGTTTGACGAAGGTCTGCAGGAGCTTGCCCTTTCCTGTGCGAGGTCCTGTGACCTTGAGGCAACCCGGGGTGTGTACGTAGGGGTTCTTGGACCGTCCTTTGAGACAGCAGCAGAAATCCGAATGCTCGGATACCTTGGAGGACACGCAGTAGGGATGTCCACCGTAAAGGAGGCAAAGTGGGCTACAGGACTTGGCATGAAGGTTCTTGGGCTTTCCCTTGTAACGAATTGGGGAACCGGCTTGTCTTCTTCTTCCCTTTCCCATGAGGAAGTTCTCTCCCTTGCGGAGCGTAAAAAACCGATTCTCCATACATTTCTTAGTCGTCTTATCAAGGAGATTCTCCATGAAAATCGTTGTAAGTCATGA